One region of Peribacillus simplex genomic DNA includes:
- a CDS encoding NAD(P)H-dependent flavin oxidoreductase: MRRSLPEHWWNQLSLPVISAPMFLISGPELVKECCLNGVIGSFPAPNARPIEILDQWMGDINDTLIAARVKKPDSKIAPWAMNMVVHRTYSRLEEELELVKKHQPPVIITSLGSPKHVVDVVHSYGGLVFSDVSSVEFAKKAAESGVDGLILVASGAGGHAGEINSFAFVDSVRTFWDGIILLAGSISTGHSILAAQAAGADLAYMGTRFIVAKESRANDEYREMLVDSDHDDIILTDAFSGVNCNMLKPSIRKEGMDPDQLAKKDKVDFDSMSKSSESKAWRDIWSAGHGVGAIKKIDTAAGIIKQLEREYHESLETLTGQAEKLKGIISK, from the coding sequence ATGAGAAGAAGTTTGCCTGAACATTGGTGGAATCAATTATCTTTACCAGTTATCTCAGCACCCATGTTTTTAATATCTGGTCCTGAGTTAGTGAAAGAATGCTGTTTAAATGGGGTGATTGGCTCATTTCCAGCGCCAAATGCGCGGCCGATAGAGATACTGGATCAATGGATGGGTGACATAAACGACACACTGATTGCTGCAAGGGTTAAAAAACCAGACAGCAAGATTGCTCCATGGGCAATGAATATGGTTGTCCACCGTACATATAGCCGTCTTGAAGAAGAGCTGGAACTGGTCAAAAAGCATCAGCCTCCCGTCATCATTACATCATTAGGTTCACCAAAACACGTAGTGGATGTCGTACATAGTTATGGTGGTTTGGTCTTTTCAGATGTAAGCAGTGTGGAATTTGCAAAAAAAGCAGCTGAGTCAGGTGTGGACGGATTGATCTTAGTTGCTTCTGGAGCCGGTGGTCATGCGGGTGAGATAAATAGTTTTGCTTTCGTTGACAGCGTAAGGACATTCTGGGACGGAATCATTTTGCTTGCCGGGTCGATTAGTACTGGTCACAGTATCTTGGCAGCTCAGGCTGCGGGAGCAGATCTTGCTTATATGGGTACACGTTTTATCGTGGCAAAAGAGAGCAGGGCAAATGATGAATATCGTGAAATGCTTGTCGATTCTGATCATGATGACATCATCTTGACTGATGCATTTTCCGGCGTTAATTGTAATATGCTGAAACCGAGCATAAGAAAGGAAGGCATGGACCCAGATCAATTAGCAAAAAAAGATAAGGTCGATTTTGACAGCATGTCCAAGTCATCTGAGTCTAAAGCGTGGCGGGATATTTGGTCGGCAGGTCATGGTGTAGGGGCAATAAAAAAAATAGATACCGCTGCCGGCATCATCAAACAATTAGAAAGAGAGTATCATGAATCTTTAGAGACATTGACCGGGCAGGCGGAAAAATTAAAAGGCATTATATCCAAATGA
- a CDS encoding exonuclease domain-containing protein produces MSNRIGLVLDVETTGLRPSSDEIIELALILFTYNSETGEIINLIDQESFLREPLSYQARMNYDQAYRIHGIPYCTVEGKSFHDEKIKSFIARTDSIFAHNASFDRSFLYQMYPEINDQKWFCTMRNVPWKQYGFENSKLLTLLQAHNITNFQTHRALDDISYLMELMRKPGPSGLPYLKDVIAKNPMKKYAPASQKTRV; encoded by the coding sequence TTGTCTAATAGAATAGGTTTAGTGCTAGACGTAGAAACAACTGGTTTACGTCCCTCTTCTGATGAAATTATCGAGCTTGCCCTTATACTGTTTACCTATAACAGCGAAACCGGGGAAATTATTAATCTTATTGATCAAGAATCATTTTTAAGGGAGCCTCTCTCCTATCAAGCAAGAATGAATTATGATCAAGCATACAGGATTCATGGAATTCCATATTGCACCGTGGAAGGAAAAAGTTTTCACGATGAAAAAATTAAATCCTTCATTGCCCGCACTGATTCGATTTTCGCACATAATGCTTCTTTCGATAGAAGTTTTCTCTACCAAATGTATCCGGAAATCAATGATCAAAAGTGGTTCTGTACGATGCGGAATGTTCCTTGGAAGCAATATGGGTTTGAGAATAGTAAACTCTTAACATTATTGCAGGCACATAATATTACCAATTTCCAAACACACAGGGCTTTAGACGATATTTCTTACCTAATGGAACTTATGAGGAAACCGGGTCCTTCAGGTCTTCCTTATTTAAAAGATGTCATTGCTAAAAATCCGATGAAGAAATATGCACCTGCTTCTCAAAAGACAAGGGTATAG
- a CDS encoding APC family permease: MTIKETKSLNKVLSKVDILFLAFGAMIGWGWVVLSGTWIESAGTLGAMIAFLLGGVLVTFVGLTYAELASAMPAAGGALSYVLRGVGPKAAFVASWALALGYISVVAFEAVALPTVIEYVFPNYKVGLMYSITGYDVYLTWVLVGVIGSILVTLINYFGVKSAAILQMVLTIVIGLIGLMLIFGAGFTSDLGDAKPLFLDGTVGIITVLIMTPFMFVGFDVIPQTAEEMNVEPKLIGKILIFSVSLAVIWYIAIIYAVGVSLDKSILAISVLPTADAMAKVYGSSIFATILIIGGVAGILTSWNAFIIGGSRVLYSMAEKKMIPAWFGKLHPKTNTPTNAVLFIGALSMISPLLGRPMLVWLVDAGGLAIVLAYLFVAIAFVQLRKNAPEMVRPFRAGKSNIVGWIALILSIGFIALYLPGMPAALIWPYEWLIFAGWWAIGFLLMFKMRKNYSSGEMKYNAVHLPMDEVKEG, from the coding sequence ATCACCATTAAAGAAACTAAAAGTCTAAATAAAGTTCTTTCTAAGGTAGATATATTATTTTTGGCATTCGGGGCCATGATTGGTTGGGGTTGGGTAGTATTATCAGGTACTTGGATTGAATCAGCAGGTACACTTGGAGCGATGATAGCATTTTTATTAGGTGGAGTATTGGTCACTTTTGTAGGTCTGACCTATGCAGAATTAGCTTCAGCCATGCCTGCTGCTGGAGGTGCCCTATCTTATGTATTAAGGGGCGTCGGTCCTAAAGCTGCATTTGTAGCATCATGGGCCCTCGCATTAGGTTATATATCTGTGGTTGCTTTTGAAGCGGTTGCTTTGCCAACTGTCATTGAATATGTATTTCCAAATTATAAGGTAGGACTCATGTATTCTATTACTGGATATGATGTGTATTTAACATGGGTGCTTGTTGGGGTAATAGGTTCCATATTAGTTACACTGATTAATTATTTTGGTGTGAAATCGGCAGCCATTCTCCAAATGGTTTTAACCATCGTAATAGGTCTCATTGGTTTAATGTTAATCTTTGGAGCTGGATTCACTAGTGATTTGGGAGATGCGAAACCACTATTTTTGGATGGCACAGTAGGAATCATAACTGTACTGATCATGACTCCATTCATGTTTGTGGGTTTTGATGTAATACCTCAAACAGCTGAAGAAATGAATGTTGAGCCGAAATTAATTGGGAAAATTCTTATATTTTCAGTAAGTCTTGCCGTTATCTGGTATATTGCCATTATATACGCGGTAGGAGTATCTTTAGATAAAAGTATATTAGCAATTTCCGTATTACCAACGGCAGATGCAATGGCCAAAGTCTATGGATCGAGCATTTTTGCAACCATCTTGATTATAGGTGGTGTTGCAGGTATTTTGACGAGCTGGAATGCATTTATCATTGGCGGCAGCCGAGTTCTCTATTCAATGGCGGAAAAAAAGATGATTCCAGCTTGGTTTGGTAAATTACATCCGAAAACAAATACGCCTACAAATGCTGTTTTATTTATAGGTGCTTTATCCATGATTAGTCCATTATTAGGGAGACCTATGTTAGTTTGGTTGGTGGATGCTGGCGGGCTGGCTATTGTATTGGCATATTTATTCGTAGCTATCGCATTTGTTCAATTGAGAAAAAATGCTCCTGAGATGGTAAGACCTTTCCGTGCTGGAAAATCAAATATTGTGGGCTGGATCGCGTTGATTCTTAGCATAGGATTTATTGCCTTATACTTACCAGGTATGCCAGCGGCTTTAATTTGGCCTTATGAATGGCTGATTTTTGCAGGCTGGTGGGCAATTGGTTTTCTCCTCATGTTTAAAATGAGAAAAAATTACAGTTCTGGAGAAATGAAGTACAACGCAGTCCATTTGCCAATGGATGAGGTAAAAGAAGGGTGA
- a CDS encoding Cof-type HAD-IIB family hydrolase: MRMKKPDIKLVALDMDGTLLNIAGAISEENRRAIKEAENQGVFVVLSTGRSYATCSDFAKSMELRSYLITVNGSEIYDNQGKLVERNTVDSESIQWMWELSQKHGTHFWAISCDNIYRAEMPEKIHDSQWLKFGFDTNDVATRQIIMDELISKGNFEISNSSPTNIEVNAMGVNKAKAIELVCSLLDITMNNVMAVGDSLNDLAMISEAKVGVAMGNAQEIVKEKADWVTATNEEDGVAKAIRKWVLSN, encoded by the coding sequence ATGAGAATGAAGAAACCAGATATTAAATTAGTTGCACTTGACATGGATGGCACGCTTCTGAATATCGCAGGAGCGATTTCTGAAGAAAACCGGAGAGCGATTAAAGAAGCTGAAAATCAAGGGGTTTTTGTTGTATTGAGCACAGGAAGATCCTATGCGACATGCAGTGATTTCGCAAAGTCAATGGAACTCCGCTCATACCTCATAACGGTAAACGGAAGTGAAATTTACGATAATCAAGGAAAACTGGTGGAAAGGAATACCGTTGATAGTGAGTCCATACAATGGATGTGGGAATTAAGCCAAAAACATGGTACACATTTTTGGGCAATAAGTTGCGATAATATTTACAGGGCTGAAATGCCTGAAAAAATCCATGATTCGCAATGGCTTAAATTCGGTTTTGATACTAATGATGTAGCCACCCGCCAAATTATCATGGATGAACTGATATCAAAAGGAAACTTTGAAATAAGCAATTCAAGTCCAACGAATATTGAAGTGAATGCCATGGGCGTCAATAAAGCCAAAGCTATAGAGCTTGTTTGTTCATTGCTCGATATTACTATGAATAATGTTATGGCGGTAGGAGACAGCCTTAATGACCTTGCCATGATTTCTGAAGCAAAAGTGGGAGTTGCAATGGGTAATGCCCAAGAAATTGTGAAAGAAAAAGCAGATTGGGTTACAGCAACAAATGAAGAAGACGGTGTGGCCAAGGCCATTCGTAAATGGGTGCTTTCAAACTAA
- a CDS encoding sigma-54-dependent Fis family transcriptional regulator, which yields MSVNINAGKETIPAFIQESWKRCHSKGLQPSMMDKEDMLGEFELAEYHDQYAELLYHSSPLLEEVYSSINGLESILLLAAPEGYIIETVGDPAFIRHADNVSLRKGANWLEETKGTNAIGTAIIEKKPVLIHGNQHFHQDNHFLTCAASPIYHPDGHLLGVLNLSSHQQNYHPFSISLVQRVADSIKQALQLSHTQKREKNLYFIYDQYPDPLITIDKEGKVTNLNIAASNIIGTLKKPISNIISGLDPLVLGKRISIKDQEFAVQTLGENIEHQSSVILRLKKQKLNDGLTNRYQFTDMISNDPQMNQTISIAKKAAMLDISLLITGESGTGKELFAQSIHGVSLRSDKPFIAINCSAIPENLLESELFGYEKGAYTGAKSGGHKGKFEAADGGTLFLDEIGDMPLSAQATLLRVLQERCVTRVGGHASIPIDVRIIAATNKDLQKEMEAGEFRADLFFRLCGLSLKLPNLRSRKDLLLLAEYILAEIPYKNEYTELTDDAKSFILEYSWPGNFRELQNVLGQAVFLADNGPITRGTLRALCPVSTTLEKRADADREPRNFQEHETQLIRKALERTNGNISTAAKQLDIGRNTLYRKMGKYGISYQK from the coding sequence ATGTCTGTTAATATTAACGCAGGTAAAGAAACCATTCCGGCATTTATTCAAGAATCATGGAAGCGGTGCCATTCAAAAGGTCTTCAGCCAAGCATGATGGATAAGGAAGATATGCTTGGCGAATTTGAGTTGGCTGAATATCACGATCAATACGCAGAACTCTTGTACCACTCTTCCCCCCTTTTAGAAGAAGTCTATAGTTCGATCAATGGCCTGGAGTCGATTTTATTACTTGCTGCTCCTGAAGGATATATCATCGAAACAGTTGGCGATCCAGCCTTCATACGGCATGCAGATAATGTTTCCCTCAGAAAAGGGGCCAATTGGCTAGAGGAAACAAAAGGGACAAATGCAATCGGAACGGCCATAATAGAGAAAAAACCTGTATTGATTCACGGCAATCAACACTTTCATCAGGATAACCATTTCCTTACTTGTGCCGCTTCCCCCATTTATCACCCTGATGGGCATCTACTAGGTGTTTTGAACTTAAGCAGTCATCAACAGAATTATCATCCTTTTTCCATTAGTTTAGTTCAGAGGGTGGCTGATAGTATCAAACAGGCACTCCAATTGTCCCATACTCAGAAAAGGGAGAAAAACCTTTATTTTATATATGATCAATACCCAGATCCTCTAATTACCATTGATAAAGAGGGCAAAGTTACAAATCTCAATATTGCGGCGTCAAATATTATTGGCACATTGAAAAAACCGATATCGAATATAATATCAGGATTAGACCCACTTGTTTTAGGAAAAAGGATTTCAATAAAAGACCAGGAATTCGCAGTTCAAACCCTTGGTGAAAACATAGAACATCAATCCTCCGTGATCCTACGGTTAAAAAAACAAAAATTGAATGATGGTTTAACTAATCGATATCAATTTACCGATATGATCAGTAATGATCCACAAATGAATCAAACCATATCCATTGCTAAAAAAGCTGCAATGCTTGATATCAGCCTGCTAATTACTGGAGAAAGTGGAACGGGAAAAGAGCTGTTCGCTCAATCCATTCATGGGGTTAGCTTAAGAAGTGATAAACCGTTCATCGCGATCAACTGCAGCGCAATACCCGAAAACTTATTGGAAAGTGAGTTATTCGGGTATGAAAAGGGTGCCTATACTGGCGCAAAAAGCGGCGGACATAAGGGGAAATTCGAAGCTGCTGATGGCGGAACCCTGTTTTTGGATGAAATCGGGGACATGCCGCTTTCAGCTCAAGCGACTCTGCTTCGCGTGCTTCAGGAACGATGTGTGACGCGTGTCGGTGGACATGCTTCCATTCCAATCGATGTAAGGATCATTGCCGCCACCAACAAAGACTTACAAAAAGAAATGGAAGCGGGAGAATTCCGTGCCGATCTATTTTTCCGACTGTGTGGATTATCATTAAAACTTCCAAATTTAAGGAGTCGTAAAGATTTATTACTGTTAGCAGAATACATTTTAGCTGAAATACCTTATAAGAATGAATATACCGAACTAACGGACGATGCTAAATCATTCATTTTGGAATATTCTTGGCCAGGAAATTTCCGCGAATTACAAAACGTGCTCGGCCAGGCTGTATTCCTAGCTGATAATGGTCCGATTACAAGGGGCACGCTCAGGGCACTTTGCCCTGTTTCAACTACACTGGAAAAAAGGGCAGATGCCGATCGGGAACCAAGAAACTTTCAAGAACATGAAACCCAACTTATTAGAAAAGCGTTGGAAAGAACAAATGGAAATATTAGTACCGCCGCAAAACAACTTGACATCGGCCGAAATACACTTTATAGAAAAATGGGAAAGTACGGAATTTCCTATCAAAAGTAA
- a CDS encoding histidine kinase N-terminal domain-containing protein: MELTFEHMKYKNVLIQYLEENESLFLNEWNKTIKIDEIDPYKERIKENGYGMYSLVIQTFKEALFEDVLIKLAYQVAKERLEANINIGDFLYNINLGRNIIIRNVFGANIPIYYMQKFINEINLHFDTFSYHAVTRYTNLTNEVIEEKKSYISENHKDKLAVLGQISSSFVHEFRNPLTAIMGFNKLLKRENPGLKYLDIIDYELNQLNFRITQFLHTSKSDFNEEQREEISVLKLIEEIQELTYANIVDASVNVELDIYPNLVMTANKDGLKQVFLNLFINSIDALKDKEHPRILKIDSLIEANEKIIRISNNGPAIASELIESIFEPFVTTKELGTGIGLYVCKKIIERNDGYMNCVSNENLTTFSIHFPDLS; this comes from the coding sequence ATGGAATTGACATTTGAACATATGAAGTATAAAAATGTATTGATTCAATATCTGGAAGAAAATGAATCTTTGTTTTTAAATGAATGGAACAAGACCATTAAAATCGATGAAATAGACCCCTACAAAGAAAGAATTAAAGAAAATGGATATGGCATGTACTCGCTGGTCATCCAAACGTTTAAGGAGGCATTGTTTGAAGATGTGTTGATAAAATTAGCTTACCAGGTTGCGAAAGAACGCCTTGAAGCTAATATCAACATCGGGGACTTTCTATATAATATTAATTTAGGGAGAAATATCATAATCAGGAATGTTTTTGGTGCCAATATCCCCATTTATTATATGCAGAAATTCATTAATGAAATCAATTTGCACTTTGATACGTTCAGCTATCATGCCGTAACGAGATATACGAATCTTACAAATGAAGTGATTGAGGAAAAAAAGTCTTATATCAGTGAAAATCATAAAGATAAATTAGCGGTACTTGGACAGATATCATCAAGCTTTGTACATGAGTTCCGAAACCCGCTTACAGCTATCATGGGCTTCAATAAATTATTGAAGAGGGAGAATCCAGGCTTAAAGTATTTGGATATCATTGATTATGAATTAAATCAGTTGAATTTCAGGATAACCCAATTCCTGCACACCTCTAAATCTGATTTTAATGAGGAACAACGAGAAGAAATTTCCGTGTTAAAGTTAATTGAAGAAATACAAGAACTGACATACGCGAATATTGTGGATGCCAGCGTAAATGTGGAATTAGATATTTATCCAAACTTAGTCATGACAGCGAACAAGGATGGGTTGAAACAAGTGTTCTTGAATCTTTTTATAAATTCCATTGATGCATTAAAGGATAAGGAACACCCTAGAATTTTGAAGATAGACTCTTTAATTGAGGCGAATGAGAAAATAATTCGAATTTCTAATAATGGACCGGCCATTGCCAGTGAATTGATCGAATCAATTTTTGAGCCCTTTGTCACAACAAAAGAGTTAGGAACGGGAATTGGATTATATGTATGTAAAAAGATCATTGAAAGGAATGATGGGTATATGAATTGTGTCTCTAATGAAAATTTAACCACATTCAGCATCCATTTCCCAGATTTGTCATAA
- a CDS encoding YhgE/Pip domain-containing protein, translating into MLKSFKGEFLAILKHPMILISIIGIIMVPLLYSGTFLWAFWDPYGKVDQLPVAIVNMDEGAEFNDSELTIGKDLVKELKEKKDFDWHFVSQKEANEGLENQDYYMKIEIPKNFSKNATTLQEDNPQKLDLIYTSNEGFNYISTKIGDAASERIKGEVSSAVTKTYAESMFDNLNEVADGLKSASDGAGELKDGTDTVKNGTSELGDGINSAKEGSKKVDEGIDSVHSGSVEIHENLEKLAEKSLTFSNGVGSAAAGSKELNQGLQQFSSGVGQMKDGQSELLQGAKKSEAGTGELASGLQQSLEGFNQIEEKLPALTEGANGVAAGADQLSGALSEWSAASSEAKAGASEVSAGLEEVISGLKQQSEATDDPAEKSRLDGVVASLSRISEGSKGVSEGVGKLSASASDIAKGSNSLSDGANQVGEGTSALSGGFTQLKQAQDKLANGANELKNGQGQLVSGLTTFGASIESAQSGLGQLTKGSNNLVSGLDQLEDGSKQLSSGTSQLSEGSKGLVTGTDKLKEGSSSLTSGMGELANGAIKLQDGIAKLSDGSEELHDELKDGANEAGNIKSNEEVYDMFASPVKLDKLPINNVPNYGTSFAPYLISLSLFIGAIVLTIIFPLRDPAVKPASGFSWFISKYSVMAVIGICQAILVDSILILGLGINVTSLPLFFAVSILASCTFMAIIQFLGSAFDNPGRFIALLILILQLTSSGGTFPNELVPGFLQGFTPFLPMTYSINAFRAVISTGDYSFMWHNLSILAIFLVVALILSLIYFIYRYKKLNGALDEKQKEATV; encoded by the coding sequence GTGTTAAAATCTTTTAAGGGTGAATTTTTAGCCATACTAAAACACCCTATGATACTCATTTCTATAATAGGGATCATAATGGTCCCCTTATTATACAGCGGTACGTTTCTTTGGGCATTTTGGGATCCATATGGAAAGGTGGACCAATTGCCTGTTGCCATTGTCAATATGGATGAGGGAGCCGAGTTCAATGATTCGGAACTAACAATAGGAAAAGATTTAGTCAAAGAGTTAAAGGAGAAAAAGGATTTCGATTGGCATTTCGTCAGTCAAAAAGAAGCCAATGAAGGTCTGGAAAATCAAGATTATTACATGAAAATAGAAATCCCGAAAAACTTTTCGAAAAATGCAACGACCTTACAGGAGGACAATCCGCAAAAACTGGATTTAATTTACACGTCTAATGAAGGGTTCAACTATATATCTACTAAAATAGGTGACGCAGCTTCAGAGAGGATCAAAGGGGAAGTTTCGTCTGCGGTAACGAAAACCTATGCGGAGTCAATGTTTGACAATTTGAACGAAGTGGCTGACGGACTCAAAAGTGCCAGTGATGGAGCTGGAGAATTGAAAGATGGAACAGATACAGTGAAGAACGGAACAAGCGAACTTGGTGATGGGATTAACTCAGCTAAAGAAGGTTCCAAAAAAGTGGATGAAGGGATTGATTCCGTTCATTCAGGTTCCGTCGAAATCCATGAAAACCTGGAAAAACTAGCTGAAAAATCATTGACCTTTTCGAATGGGGTCGGTTCGGCAGCTGCAGGATCAAAAGAGCTCAATCAAGGGTTACAACAGTTTAGCTCAGGTGTTGGACAAATGAAAGATGGACAATCCGAGCTTTTGCAAGGTGCCAAGAAATCTGAAGCGGGAACCGGTGAATTGGCTTCTGGACTGCAACAGTCACTAGAGGGCTTCAATCAAATAGAAGAAAAGCTGCCCGCTTTGACAGAGGGGGCAAATGGCGTAGCTGCAGGTGCTGATCAGCTGTCAGGTGCATTATCTGAATGGAGTGCAGCATCGAGCGAAGCGAAAGCGGGGGCTTCTGAAGTCTCAGCAGGTTTGGAAGAAGTTATTTCCGGATTGAAACAACAATCAGAAGCTACGGATGATCCAGCCGAGAAATCGCGTTTGGATGGAGTGGTTGCTTCTTTATCCCGCATCAGTGAAGGTAGTAAAGGTGTTTCTGAAGGAGTGGGAAAACTATCAGCCAGTGCATCTGATATTGCAAAAGGCTCAAACAGTCTTAGTGATGGCGCAAATCAGGTAGGTGAAGGCACAAGTGCGCTAAGCGGTGGTTTTACTCAATTGAAGCAAGCTCAGGATAAACTCGCCAATGGAGCGAATGAACTGAAAAATGGTCAAGGTCAATTGGTGTCTGGATTGACAACTTTTGGCGCCAGTATAGAATCAGCACAGAGTGGGCTTGGACAGTTAACCAAAGGCAGCAATAACTTGGTAAGCGGTCTCGATCAGCTTGAAGATGGCTCAAAGCAATTATCAAGTGGAACCTCACAGCTTTCGGAAGGCTCGAAAGGTCTTGTTACAGGAACGGATAAGTTGAAAGAAGGTTCATCCAGCCTTACTAGTGGTATGGGAGAACTGGCTAATGGGGCTATTAAGTTACAAGATGGAATCGCTAAACTTTCAGATGGATCTGAAGAATTACATGACGAATTGAAGGATGGGGCAAACGAAGCTGGCAACATAAAATCCAATGAAGAAGTATATGACATGTTTGCAAGCCCAGTTAAACTGGATAAATTGCCAATTAATAATGTACCGAACTATGGCACTAGTTTTGCACCATATTTAATTTCATTGAGTTTATTTATCGGGGCAATCGTCCTGACAATCATTTTCCCGTTAAGAGATCCTGCTGTTAAGCCTGCAAGTGGATTTAGCTGGTTTATTAGTAAATACAGCGTCATGGCTGTCATAGGAATCTGTCAAGCCATATTGGTTGACTCTATTTTAATTTTAGGACTTGGAATTAATGTTACGAGCCTGCCGCTATTTTTTGCAGTAAGCATTCTTGCTAGCTGCACATTCATGGCTATCATTCAGTTCTTAGGTTCAGCCTTTGATAATCCTGGCCGGTTCATAGCATTATTAATTTTGATTCTTCAACTGACCAGCAGTGGCGGAACATTCCCAAATGAATTGGTTCCTGGCTTCCTGCAAGGATTCACACCATTCTTACCGATGACTTATTCTATTAATGCTTTTCGGGCAGTCATCTCAACAGGAGATTATAGCTTCATGTGGCATAATCTTAGCATATTGGCCATATTCCTTGTTGTAGCATTAATATTATCACTCATTTACTTTATTTACCGGTATAAAAAATTGAATGGTGCATTAGATGAAAAACAGAAAGAGGCAACTGTATAA
- a CDS encoding cation diffusion facilitator family transporter translates to MKELFQLLKQGNKSAFIAACVNSIIAVLKGIAYFMTGNVAMFAETLHTLGDAANQFFVFIGSALSKKSPTDRFPDGFGRLVNLVLLGAVLVVGIMSYETIKEGFHHIFHPVESTGIIINLSILSLAVVLESYVLFKAMKEVLHETGIEAKGAAVIFKSFNGLKRAKPATKLVFMEDMVATGGGVLAIIAILLANFTPFIQAEGVASVMIGLGMFYVVGRVFLDNAAGALGEADIEMRQKIGTLVMDDPDVRDIQKLAVLKEGEDFHVELEVELDPNMSIAQADDIKDRLFDEIFKERGVTDVIIEFDENDGVSKWEGQIEKELNEMEKEKEKE, encoded by the coding sequence TTGAAAGAGTTATTTCAGTTATTAAAACAGGGTAATAAATCGGCGTTCATTGCTGCCTGTGTGAATAGTATCATCGCTGTACTTAAGGGGATTGCTTATTTCATGACAGGGAATGTCGCTATGTTTGCTGAAACATTACATACTTTGGGTGATGCTGCGAATCAGTTTTTCGTCTTCATTGGTTCAGCACTAAGTAAAAAGTCACCAACTGATAGATTCCCCGATGGCTTTGGGCGTTTAGTAAACCTCGTATTATTAGGTGCGGTATTGGTTGTCGGGATCATGTCTTATGAAACGATTAAAGAAGGGTTTCATCACATATTTCACCCTGTAGAATCAACTGGAATCATTATTAATCTGTCCATCCTTTCCTTAGCGGTTGTGTTGGAATCATATGTTTTATTTAAAGCTATGAAAGAAGTGTTGCATGAGACTGGAATTGAAGCAAAAGGAGCAGCCGTCATCTTTAAGAGTTTTAATGGTTTAAAACGGGCAAAACCAGCTACGAAATTAGTATTCATGGAAGATATGGTGGCAACTGGGGGTGGGGTGCTTGCGATAATTGCCATTTTATTGGCAAACTTCACGCCCTTCATTCAAGCGGAAGGTGTCGCTTCTGTCATGATTGGTCTCGGTATGTTCTATGTAGTTGGAAGGGTGTTCCTTGACAATGCTGCGGGTGCTCTTGGGGAAGCGGATATAGAAATGCGTCAAAAGATTGGAACTTTGGTAATGGATGACCCAGATGTAAGAGATATACAGAAACTCGCAGTATTAAAAGAAGGGGAAGACTTTCATGTAGAACTTGAAGTGGAACTTGATCCCAATATGTCAATTGCCCAGGCTGATGACATTAAAGACCGGCTGTTTGATGAGATATTCAAGGAAAGAGGAGTAACGGATGTCATTATAGAATTTGATGAAAATGATGGTGTCTCAAAATGGGAAGGTCAGATTGAAAAGGAATTGAATGAAATGGAAAAGGAAAAGGAAAAGGAGTAG